Proteins encoded by one window of Ignavibacteriota bacterium:
- a CDS encoding electron transfer flavoprotein subunit beta/FixA family protein: protein MKIAICINHVPDTETKVKVGADGKTIDKSGVNSILNPYDEFAIEAGLKLKEQFGGETFALSLGGDTHKETLRKALAMGVEKAVLLKDDSPRDSYSVAFALAEELKQRSPDCVLFGKQSIDYYDESVAGLVGEFLGIPTVNTVIKLEASVDKVVCEREIEGGHEVVETQFPCVISAQKGLNEPRYPSLKGIMSAKTKPIEEKQPATLAPKVDVVAMRMPPAKQAGKIVGTDATAVPELVRLLREEAKVF from the coding sequence ATGAAGATTGCAATTTGTATCAATCACGTTCCCGATACTGAAACGAAAGTGAAAGTCGGCGCTGACGGAAAAACGATTGATAAATCAGGCGTCAATTCTATTCTCAATCCCTACGATGAATTTGCCATTGAAGCCGGGCTGAAACTGAAAGAACAGTTTGGCGGAGAAACGTTCGCCCTCTCGCTCGGCGGCGATACACACAAAGAAACACTCCGCAAAGCGCTTGCGATGGGCGTCGAAAAAGCCGTTCTCCTCAAAGACGATTCACCACGAGATTCATACTCGGTTGCATTTGCACTCGCGGAAGAACTGAAACAGCGTTCGCCCGATTGCGTCCTCTTCGGGAAACAATCAATTGATTATTATGATGAATCGGTAGCAGGACTTGTCGGAGAATTTCTTGGAATTCCTACCGTCAATACCGTTATCAAACTCGAAGCAAGCGTAGATAAAGTGGTGTGCGAACGGGAAATCGAAGGCGGGCATGAAGTTGTGGAGACACAATTTCCGTGCGTGATTTCCGCACAAAAAGGTTTGAACGAACCGCGTTATCCATCGCTGAAAGGAATCATGTCGGCAAAAACAAAACCGATTGAAGAGAAACAACCCGCCACGCTCGCCCCGAAAGTTGACGTTGTTGCGATGCGAATGCCTCCGGCAAAACAAGCAGGAAAAATTGTCGGGACGGATGCAACGGCAGTTCCTGAGTTGGTGAGATTGTTACGAGAGGAAGCGAAAGTCTTTTAA
- a CDS encoding DUF2283 domain-containing protein: MKILYDKDVDGLYIELRDNTAHHNIDIIPGVSMDVDENNQIVGIEVLDASEILKENLYDLEIHQVPMKKAV, encoded by the coding sequence ATGAAAATACTATACGATAAAGATGTAGATGGGTTGTATATCGAACTCCGGGACAACACAGCACATCATAATATTGACATTATTCCCGGCGTAAGTATGGACGTGGATGAAAACAACCAAATAGTTGGCATTGAAGTGTTAGATGCATCTGAGATATTGAAAGAAAATCTCTATGATTTGGAAATTCATCAAGTGCCAATGAAAAAAGCTGTTTGA
- a CDS encoding YgiT-type zinc finger protein — protein sequence MKQCHVCGSAELSHSVRSEVFENEGKHVLVENIPAEICSRCGERIFSRETTEKVRLMVHGNAKPVKSVSMDVFAYERIS from the coding sequence TTGAAACAATGTCATGTCTGTGGTTCTGCAGAACTTAGTCATTCTGTACGAAGCGAAGTATTTGAAAACGAGGGGAAGCATGTTCTCGTGGAAAACATTCCTGCAGAAATTTGTTCCCGTTGTGGTGAGCGAATCTTTAGCAGGGAAACCACAGAGAAAGTCCGGCTTATGGTACATGGAAATGCAAAGCCGGTGAAGTCTGTTTCGATGGATGTATTTGCTTATGAAAGAATTAGCTAA
- the nrfH gene encoding cytochrome c nitrite reductase small subunit, whose amino-acid sequence MKKYLLIESTITIVLSMLFGLAVGVGSYTFIYAKGGSYMTNDPAACANCHIMNDQYSSWLKSSHRSVAVCNDCHTPPGFVSKYMTKASNGFWHSFAFTSGDFHEPIQIKPHNKEVTEQACRKCHEPIVEAIEGPHGEGEQLACLQCHSSVGHLH is encoded by the coding sequence ATGAAAAAATATCTCCTTATCGAATCAACCATTACGATTGTGCTGAGCATGTTGTTTGGCTTGGCGGTCGGCGTCGGTTCGTACACGTTTATCTACGCCAAAGGCGGCTCGTACATGACGAACGACCCTGCCGCCTGCGCAAACTGCCACATCATGAACGACCAATATTCCTCATGGTTGAAGTCGAGTCACCGTTCTGTTGCCGTTTGTAATGATTGCCATACGCCGCCCGGGTTCGTTTCAAAATACATGACGAAAGCATCGAACGGATTTTGGCATTCGTTCGCGTTTACTTCGGGCGATTTCCACGAGCCGATTCAAATCAAACCACATAATAAAGAAGTTACCGAACAGGCGTGCCGAAAATGCCACGAACCGATTGTCGAAGCAATCGAAGGACCGCATGGAGAAGGAGAACAACTCGCGTGTCTTCAATGCCATTCATCGGTTGGACATCTGCATTAG
- a CDS encoding bifunctional nuclease family protein: protein MNKIQVEILGLSTNPQSGGAYALILKETHGTRRLPIIIGAFEAQSIALEIEGIKPPRPLTHDLLKNVVEALGSELLEIVISDLREGTFYAYLQIDNREVDARPSDAIALAVRFGVPIFVAGNVMNEAAFFPDEQQESASQQKQPSLTKLEALRAQLQQAIEREDYEKAAALRDELRKLETHE, encoded by the coding sequence ATGAACAAAATTCAAGTAGAAATTTTAGGATTATCAACCAATCCGCAAAGCGGCGGAGCCTACGCGCTGATTTTGAAAGAGACACATGGGACACGCCGCCTTCCCATTATCATCGGGGCGTTTGAGGCACAATCCATCGCGCTCGAAATTGAAGGCATTAAACCGCCGCGACCGCTTACGCATGACCTGTTAAAAAATGTCGTCGAAGCGCTCGGTTCAGAGTTGCTCGAAATTGTTATCAGTGATTTACGGGAAGGAACGTTCTATGCGTACTTACAAATCGACAACAGAGAAGTTGATGCGCGTCCGAGCGATGCGATTGCACTTGCTGTTCGCTTCGGCGTTCCGATATTCGTCGCGGGAAATGTGATGAACGAAGCGGCATTTTTTCCGGATGAACAGCAGGAGAGTGCATCACAACAGAAACAACCCAGTCTTACCAAACTTGAAGCGCTCAGAGCGCAACTCCAACAGGCAATCGAACGGGAGGATTACGAAAAAGCCGCCGCACTTCGTGATGAACTTCGGAAACTTGAAACACACGAGTAG
- a CDS encoding ammonia-forming cytochrome c nitrite reductase subunit c552: MNQQKENRHSFRFYIFVTALIAGAAFGSAALLVNIMEHKQEAKNPFFRVVELTDTTEDPVMWGKNFPMQYDEYMRTVDQVRTRFGGSEAVPRTPTQADPRSVVAQSRIEEDPRLKTMWSGYAFAVDFREERGHAYMLDDQTFTERVNVVKQPGTCLHCHGSVYVPYMKAGNGDLIAGFEKMNQMPYKEARTHIEHPIACIDCHDSQTMQLRVTRPGFIEGMRVLKSSQGIADYDVNKMATRQEMRSYVCGQCHVEYYFKGPEKRLTYPWHKGLQVDSILAYYDEVEFKDWTHKETGALALKAQHPEFELWNQGIHARSGVACADCHMPYQRVGALKISDHHVNSPLLKINRSCQTCHKWSEDELKARVETIQERTFRMRNLAMDALMELIDDLKTVRTADSTLPSVKTAQQFQRKAQFYLDFVEAENSTGFHAPQEAERILGESINFSRKGQVALRNLVVKK; this comes from the coding sequence ATGAATCAACAAAAAGAAAACAGACACTCTTTTCGTTTCTACATTTTTGTGACCGCGTTAATCGCCGGAGCCGCGTTCGGTTCTGCCGCGCTTCTTGTGAACATCATGGAACATAAACAGGAGGCGAAAAATCCGTTCTTTCGTGTCGTCGAGTTGACTGACACGACGGAAGACCCGGTTATGTGGGGAAAGAATTTCCCGATGCAATATGATGAGTACATGCGGACCGTGGATCAGGTTCGAACACGATTCGGCGGAAGCGAAGCGGTACCGAGAACACCGACACAAGCCGACCCGCGTTCCGTTGTTGCGCAGTCACGCATCGAAGAAGACCCGCGTTTGAAGACTATGTGGTCGGGCTACGCGTTTGCTGTGGATTTCAGAGAAGAACGCGGGCACGCATACATGCTTGATGACCAAACATTTACTGAGCGGGTGAATGTTGTGAAGCAACCGGGGACGTGCTTACATTGTCACGGTTCTGTTTATGTTCCATACATGAAGGCGGGCAATGGTGATTTGATTGCCGGCTTTGAAAAGATGAATCAGATGCCGTACAAAGAAGCACGCACTCATATCGAACATCCGATTGCGTGCATTGATTGCCACGATTCACAGACGATGCAATTGCGCGTCACTCGTCCCGGATTCATCGAAGGAATGCGCGTGCTGAAATCATCGCAGGGAATTGCCGACTATGACGTGAACAAAATGGCAACGAGGCAGGAGATGCGTTCGTATGTCTGCGGACAATGCCACGTCGAATATTATTTCAAAGGACCGGAAAAGCGGCTCACGTATCCATGGCACAAAGGATTACAGGTGGATAGTATTCTGGCTTACTACGATGAAGTTGAGTTTAAAGATTGGACACACAAAGAAACCGGTGCACTGGCACTGAAAGCACAACATCCCGAATTTGAACTGTGGAATCAGGGAATTCACGCGCGTTCAGGGGTAGCGTGCGCGGATTGTCACATGCCGTATCAACGAGTTGGTGCGTTGAAGATTTCTGACCATCACGTCAACAGCCCGCTATTGAAAATCAATCGTTCTTGTCAGACGTGTCATAAGTGGTCGGAAGATGAATTGAAAGCGCGGGTAGAGACAATTCAGGAGCGAACATTCCGCATGAGAAATCTCGCGATGGATGCTCTCATGGAATTGATTGATGATTTGAAAACGGTAAGAACTGCGGACTCGACCCTTCCATCTGTCAAAACAGCACAACAGTTTCAACGCAAGGCACAATTCTACTTGGATTTTGTCGAAGCGGAGAACTCAACCGGTTTCCACGCTCCGCAGGAAGCGGAACGAATTCTCGGAGAGTCAATCAACTTCTCTCGCAAAGGGCAGGTGGCATTGAGGAATTTAGTTGTGAAGAAATGA
- a CDS encoding aspartate/glutamate racemase family protein: MKTIGLIGGMSWESTLHYYRIINEEVKRKLGGFHSAKCVMVSVDFEEIERLQREGRWKEMGIILNEAAKNLERAGADFFVLCTNTMHKVAEQIQNNVNIPFLHIADATAKNIKQQNISTVGLLGTTYTMEQEFYTSKLKANNLRVIIPDAQEREIIHRVIFDELVHGIIKEESKNRYQSIMKNLATRGAEGIILGCTEIGLLVKQEDATVPLFDTTLIHAQEAVRYSLEEV; the protein is encoded by the coding sequence ATGAAAACTATCGGTCTCATCGGCGGGATGAGTTGGGAATCAACTCTCCACTACTATCGCATCATCAATGAAGAAGTGAAACGGAAACTTGGCGGATTCCATTCTGCAAAGTGTGTTATGGTCAGCGTTGACTTTGAAGAAATCGAACGCTTGCAACGGGAAGGAAGGTGGAAAGAGATGGGAATCATTCTCAATGAAGCGGCAAAAAACCTTGAACGAGCCGGCGCGGATTTTTTTGTTCTCTGTACGAACACGATGCACAAAGTCGCTGAACAAATTCAGAACAACGTTAACATTCCGTTTCTCCACATCGCAGATGCAACGGCGAAGAATATCAAACAGCAAAATATTTCAACCGTCGGATTGCTAGGAACAACGTACACGATGGAACAGGAATTCTACACATCGAAATTGAAAGCAAACAATCTCCGTGTGATAATTCCAGATGCGCAGGAACGGGAAATCATTCATCGTGTTATTTTTGATGAACTCGTTCACGGCATCATTAAAGAAGAATCAAAGAATCGTTACCAAAGCATCATGAAGAATTTGGCAACGCGGGGAGCGGAAGGAATAATTTTAGGTTGTACGGAAATCGGTTTGCTTGTCAAGCAAGAAGATGCAACTGTTCCGTTGTTTGATACAACACTCATTCATGCGCAGGAAGCGGTACGATATTCTCTCGAAGAAGTATAA
- the fbp gene encoding class 1 fructose-bisphosphatase produces the protein MTSTKKFMTLERFINEQEQLHPNATGEFTGLLHDLSLAAKLVWREVSKAGLVNILGTTHRLNKSGDVVKKLDEFADETVYRAMDHGGHVCVMASEENEDILHIPDHYKAGKYVFLFDPLDGSSNIDANITLGTIFAIYQRISPEGKGTLEDCLQPGYKQLAAGYIIYGTSTMFVYTTGRGVHGFTLDPSVGEFLLSHENIRVPKKGKIYSMNEGNYRNWDDGMKRYIDYLKETDKATNRPYSLRYIGTMVGDAHRTLLYGGIFAYPGDKKNPDGKLRLCYECNPMAFIIEQAGGRSSNGKHSILQIQPTALHEHTPVFLGSEEDVLICEEFLSGKR, from the coding sequence ATGACATCCACAAAAAAATTTATGACGCTCGAACGGTTCATCAATGAGCAGGAGCAATTACACCCGAATGCGACAGGAGAATTTACCGGTTTGTTGCACGATTTATCACTTGCCGCGAAACTTGTTTGGCGCGAAGTAAGCAAAGCCGGGCTTGTTAACATTCTCGGAACTACGCACCGGCTCAACAAGAGTGGTGATGTTGTGAAGAAACTTGATGAATTTGCGGATGAAACAGTTTACCGCGCAATGGATCATGGCGGTCACGTCTGCGTGATGGCATCGGAAGAGAACGAAGATATTCTTCACATTCCCGACCACTACAAGGCAGGGAAGTACGTCTTTTTGTTTGACCCGCTTGATGGTTCATCAAACATAGATGCAAACATTACACTGGGAACTATCTTTGCAATTTACCAGCGCATCTCTCCCGAAGGAAAGGGGACGCTCGAAGATTGTTTGCAACCGGGTTACAAACAACTTGCCGCTGGATATATCATCTATGGAACAAGCACCATGTTTGTTTATACGACCGGGCGAGGTGTGCACGGATTCACACTCGACCCTTCGGTTGGCGAGTTTTTGCTTTCGCATGAAAATATCCGTGTCCCGAAGAAAGGAAAAATTTACAGCATGAACGAAGGGAACTATCGAAATTGGGATGACGGGATGAAACGTTACATTGATTATCTCAAAGAAACAGATAAAGCAACCAATCGCCCTTACTCGCTCCGCTACATCGGCACGATGGTTGGCGATGCGCACCGGACGTTGCTCTACGGCGGCATCTTTGCATACCCCGGCGACAAGAAAAATCCCGACGGGAAACTCCGGCTTTGTTATGAATGTAACCCGATGGCATTTATTATAGAGCAGGCAGGCGGACGTTCGAGTAACGGCAAGCACAGCATCCTTCAGATTCAACCGACTGCGTTGCACGAACATACTCCCGTATTTCTCGGAAGCGAGGAAGATGTGCTGATTTGTGAAGAATTTTTATCCGGCAAAAGGTAA
- a CDS encoding electron transfer flavoprotein subunit alpha/FixB family protein: MKLLSFAEQREGKFKKSAFETTQAARNIADTLGAELVTLVVGNNVQGIASELGKYGATKVIVVQDARLQLYSTTAYSKIVAEITKREQASVVFLPASQMGKDLASRVAVKLDAGIAADCTALKVEKGTIVATRPIYAGKAFIDVTVSSPVKLFTLRPNVFTATPSTGTATVETATVELNDADFKTKATAVKIAEGRPDLTEASIVVSGGRGMKAPEHFTMLEQLADILGGAVGASRAVVDAGWRPHDEQVGQTGKTVSPSLYIACGISGAIQHLAGMSSSKCIVAINKDKDAPIFQVADYGIVGDVFEVLPKLNEACKTALGK, translated from the coding sequence ATGAAGCTATTGTCATTCGCTGAACAGCGAGAAGGTAAGTTTAAGAAATCTGCATTTGAAACAACACAAGCCGCACGCAACATTGCAGACACATTGGGAGCGGAACTTGTTACGCTCGTTGTCGGAAACAATGTGCAGGGCATCGCTTCCGAGTTGGGAAAGTACGGAGCGACAAAAGTTATCGTTGTGCAGGATGCACGTTTGCAATTATATTCGACCACGGCGTACAGCAAAATCGTTGCAGAGATTACGAAACGCGAACAGGCGTCCGTTGTATTTCTTCCTGCAAGTCAGATGGGAAAAGATTTGGCATCGCGTGTTGCGGTGAAGTTGGATGCAGGCATCGCCGCAGATTGCACCGCGCTGAAAGTGGAAAAAGGAACCATTGTTGCAACCAGACCGATTTATGCAGGCAAGGCATTTATTGATGTCACCGTCTCTTCGCCAGTCAAACTCTTCACGCTTCGACCGAATGTTTTTACTGCAACACCAAGCACAGGGACAGCAACTGTTGAAACTGCAACTGTTGAATTGAATGATGCCGATTTCAAAACAAAAGCGACGGCAGTGAAAATTGCAGAAGGTCGTCCGGATTTAACAGAAGCAAGTATCGTCGTCTCCGGCGGTCGGGGAATGAAAGCCCCCGAACATTTCACAATGCTCGAACAACTTGCCGATATTCTCGGCGGTGCAGTCGGTGCAAGCCGCGCGGTCGTTGATGCGGGTTGGCGTCCGCATGATGAACAAGTCGGGCAGACCGGAAAAACGGTATCACCTTCGCTGTACATCGCGTGCGGAATTTCCGGGGCGATTCAGCATCTCGCCGGAATGTCTTCCTCGAAATGTATTGTCGCCATCAACAAAGATAAAGACGCTCCGATATTTCAGGTTGCAGATTACGGAATCGTTGGGGATGTATTTGAAGTTCTGCCGAAACTCAACGAAGCGTGCAAAACAGCGTTAGGCAAATAA
- the ubiE gene encoding bifunctional demethylmenaquinone methyltransferase/2-methoxy-6-polyprenyl-1,4-benzoquinol methylase UbiE — protein sequence MNSANQLPTRTNPGEIREMFDAIAPTYDRLNHLLSFGLDILWRRKAIRLLEEKRGGALLDIATGSGDLALDALQLEPGTLVASDFAYNMLQVFRKKAVQHKEAQAPLLVSCDALHLPFKSGSFDATMVAFGIRNFADRLQSLQEMYRVLKPNGCSLILELTSPELPVVRQLYTFYSQVALPLIGKIISRHTSAYTYLPSSISSFPGQKEFTSQMKQAGFSEVKVHFLTLGVATIFIGRK from the coding sequence ATGAATTCAGCCAATCAACTTCCCACCCGAACTAATCCCGGAGAAATCAGGGAGATGTTCGATGCAATTGCACCAACGTATGACCGACTCAATCACCTGTTGAGTTTCGGTTTGGATATTCTTTGGAGAAGAAAAGCAATTCGTTTGCTTGAAGAAAAACGCGGGGGTGCATTGCTCGATATTGCAACCGGAAGCGGCGACTTAGCGCTTGATGCGTTGCAGTTAGAGCCCGGCACGTTGGTCGCTTCTGATTTTGCCTACAACATGTTACAAGTATTCCGCAAGAAAGCGGTACAACACAAAGAGGCACAAGCGCCGTTACTGGTCTCATGCGATGCGCTTCATCTTCCGTTCAAATCAGGAAGTTTCGATGCAACGATGGTTGCTTTTGGAATCAGGAATTTTGCAGATCGGTTACAATCATTACAGGAAATGTATCGTGTCCTGAAACCAAATGGTTGTTCCTTGATTTTAGAATTGACCTCACCCGAACTGCCGGTTGTCAGACAATTATATACGTTCTATTCTCAGGTTGCACTGCCTCTCATCGGAAAAATCATTTCACGTCATACCTCAGCATATACGTATCTGCCAAGTTCTATTTCAAGTTTTCCCGGACAAAAAGAATTCACTTCACAAATGAAGCAAGCAGGATTCTCGGAAGTAAAGGTACATTTTCTGACGTTGGGAGTTGCAACGATTTTTATCGGGAGGAAATAA
- a CDS encoding carbohydrate binding family 9 domain-containing protein yields MKRKFRIFIYSPLLWVFLFLISVTAQEQEKNVIAYRVSSPISLDGKLVEPDWDFSTFISDFKQFDPEEGEEPTERTAIKILYDNDALYIGVKCFDSEPSAIEKQITRRDRTSQADRFSVIIDSYHDHNTAFLFSGSVSGVVSDGILSHDGLVYDVQWDAVWDFETRTDDEGWTGEFKIPFSALRFSEQRSEYVWGINFRRFIARKKETVEWVMVKRSETPPGTISSVSKMGHLTGMSGIKPPIHLSLLPYGIAKQSFLSKPAPFPHQSNTEVNAGLDMKYGISNNFTLDLAINPDFGQVEVDQSVLNLTVFETRYPEKRPFFLDGSPMFNFGNLFDNRSLQMFYSRRIGKKPLAPYGTPSSGHFFAEEPQTTTILGAGKLTGRTEGGLSIGLLTALTEQEEGVEENLNGNRLSPIVFERQASYNVLRLKQDFSNQNSLGFMATGAFKEKRFPSVSSGIDWKLKFDEGAYAFDGYVAGSLITPAPDKQQTGTAGRIGLGKLEGQHWLAFSFYDFSTKNFFINDLGFYSQPREHGGYTQVTYKEDNAEGMLRRYASAFQLNYRWNWEGAKTVAEFEFEPSMEFRNFWMVTLNYTQIFPSFDDENRGIVGLYRKPAGSTIVATIQTDSRKPVNMMMHGGILTNELGMNTGIVSTRLTLRPLTWMEFVPAFTYYETRNEEAWVIPQYTEHGYNLFGKRDIDQRDISLRGTITFSPHLSLQFFTQVLLVKVHYEDYRELVSPTDLKPYDIQNSLTFYDPDFNEQVLNANVVLRWEYLPGSTAYVVWTQAREGYNTPYTTSFGEDFGQTFRLPMDNVLLLKLSYFWSL; encoded by the coding sequence ATGAAGCGGAAGTTCCGAATTTTCATATACTCTCCCTTGTTGTGGGTGTTCCTCTTTCTGATTTCTGTCACCGCACAGGAACAGGAAAAAAATGTTATTGCCTATCGCGTCTCCTCTCCAATTTCACTCGATGGAAAACTTGTAGAACCTGACTGGGATTTTTCAACATTTATTTCCGACTTCAAACAATTCGACCCGGAAGAAGGTGAAGAACCGACGGAACGGACAGCCATCAAAATTTTGTATGATAACGATGCATTATACATCGGTGTGAAGTGTTTCGATTCAGAACCATCGGCAATCGAAAAACAAATAACTCGCCGCGACCGCACATCCCAAGCAGACCGATTCTCCGTTATTATTGATTCTTACCATGACCATAATACAGCATTTCTCTTTAGCGGTTCGGTCTCCGGCGTCGTCTCCGACGGAATCCTTTCGCATGACGGACTTGTATATGATGTGCAGTGGGATGCGGTCTGGGATTTTGAAACGCGGACAGATGACGAAGGTTGGACGGGTGAATTTAAAATTCCGTTCAGTGCGTTACGATTTTCTGAACAACGTTCGGAATATGTTTGGGGAATAAATTTCCGTCGTTTTATTGCGCGGAAAAAAGAAACAGTTGAATGGGTAATGGTAAAACGAAGCGAAACGCCGCCCGGAACTATTTCTTCTGTCTCGAAGATGGGACATCTCACAGGGATGAGCGGTATTAAACCGCCGATTCATCTTTCCCTGTTGCCATACGGAATTGCGAAACAGAGTTTTCTTTCCAAGCCCGCCCCTTTTCCACACCAAAGTAATACGGAAGTTAACGCCGGACTTGATATGAAGTACGGTATTAGTAACAACTTCACACTCGATTTGGCAATCAACCCGGATTTCGGACAAGTGGAAGTTGACCAATCAGTATTGAATCTCACCGTGTTTGAAACAAGGTACCCGGAGAAACGACCATTTTTTTTAGATGGTTCACCAATGTTCAACTTCGGAAATTTATTTGATAATCGCTCGCTTCAGATGTTTTACTCAAGAAGAATCGGGAAAAAACCGTTGGCTCCGTACGGAACTCCTTCATCAGGACATTTCTTTGCTGAAGAGCCGCAAACAACGACTATCCTCGGCGCTGGCAAACTTACAGGACGAACGGAGGGCGGACTTTCCATCGGGTTGTTGACAGCCTTAACAGAACAGGAAGAAGGAGTTGAAGAAAACCTGAACGGAAACAGACTTTCTCCTATTGTGTTTGAACGTCAGGCAAGTTATAACGTTCTTCGACTCAAACAGGATTTCAGCAATCAAAACTCACTTGGATTTATGGCAACCGGGGCATTCAAAGAAAAACGCTTTCCATCAGTCAGCAGTGGGATTGATTGGAAGTTGAAATTTGATGAAGGCGCGTACGCCTTCGATGGATATGTTGCCGGTTCGTTAATCACACCTGCACCTGATAAACAACAAACAGGAACGGCGGGTCGTATCGGACTTGGAAAACTCGAAGGTCAACACTGGCTTGCATTTTCTTTTTATGATTTCTCAACGAAAAACTTTTTTATCAATGACCTCGGATTTTACAGTCAGCCACGCGAGCACGGTGGATACACGCAAGTCACATATAAAGAAGACAATGCAGAGGGAATGTTGCGACGGTATGCAAGCGCTTTCCAGTTAAATTACCGGTGGAATTGGGAGGGGGCGAAAACTGTCGCTGAGTTTGAATTTGAACCGAGTATGGAGTTCAGAAATTTCTGGATGGTTACGTTGAACTACACACAAATCTTTCCGTCGTTTGACGATGAGAATCGCGGCATCGTCGGATTATATCGCAAGCCTGCCGGAAGTACGATTGTCGCGACTATTCAGACAGACTCGCGCAAGCCTGTCAATATGATGATGCATGGTGGAATTCTGACAAACGAATTGGGAATGAATACCGGCATTGTTTCGACCCGGCTTACACTTCGCCCGCTCACGTGGATGGAATTTGTACCGGCGTTCACGTATTATGAAACACGCAATGAAGAAGCGTGGGTCATTCCGCAGTACACAGAACACGGGTACAATTTGTTTGGAAAGAGAGATATTGACCAGCGCGATATTTCGTTGCGAGGGACGATAACATTTTCACCGCATCTCAGTTTACAATTTTTCACACAAGTACTGTTGGTAAAAGTTCACTACGAAGATTACCGGGAACTTGTCTCACCAACCGATTTGAAACCATACGATATTCAAAATTCTCTCACATTCTATGACCCGGATTTCAACGAACAAGTTTTGAACGCGAATGTTGTATTGCGATGGGAGTATCTGCCGGGAAGCACGGCGTATGTTGTCTGGACTCAAGCTCGAGAGGGATACAACACACCGTACACAACTTCTTTTGGCGAAGATTTCGGGCAAACTTTTCGGCTTCCGATGGATAATGTGCTTCTCTTGAAGTTGAGCTATTTTTGGAGTTTATAA